A single Candidatus Thalassolituus haligoni DNA region contains:
- a CDS encoding oxidative damage protection protein, with amino-acid sequence MSRTVLCRKYQQTLPALANAPFPGPAGEDILNNVSAKAWEEWTTHQTRLINEKHLNMMDKAARKYLTEQRGKFLSGADFDQADGYVPESSEK; translated from the coding sequence ATGAGCCGCACCGTACTCTGCCGCAAATACCAGCAAACACTGCCAGCGTTGGCGAACGCCCCCTTCCCTGGCCCTGCCGGAGAAGACATCCTCAACAACGTATCAGCCAAAGCCTGGGAAGAATGGACCACCCACCAAACCCGATTGATTAACGAAAAACACCTCAACATGATGGACAAGGCAGCACGCAAATACCTGACCGAACAGCGCGGGAAATTCCTCTCCGGCGCCGACTTCGACCAGGCAGACGGCTATGTGCCTGAAAGTTCTGAAAAATAA
- a CDS encoding phospholipid-binding protein MlaC: MLRLLTTISTLLFSLAVWAAPTPSEVVTRATNGLIDKLNQTPAEQRTDTVVRELVMSYIVPAIDQEKIAKGALGKYWRLANPDQQQEFIDRFRELQIRTYSGAFKAFSGEKLEFEEARINPEGDKAFVQGHLTQTNGNTIPIDFKLYREKADVQWRVYDAVVSGLSMVKTYRDQMAERLQGTNPSNATTRMNELLTQLQKEADQVALQNSTAE; the protein is encoded by the coding sequence ATGCTTCGACTCCTGACCACCATTTCCACGTTGCTTTTCAGCCTCGCTGTCTGGGCCGCTCCAACACCATCGGAAGTGGTCACTCGAGCAACCAACGGACTGATTGATAAACTGAACCAGACCCCAGCAGAACAACGCACCGATACCGTAGTACGCGAACTCGTGATGTCGTACATCGTTCCTGCCATTGATCAGGAAAAAATCGCCAAAGGCGCACTGGGCAAATACTGGCGACTGGCCAACCCCGACCAGCAACAAGAATTTATTGACCGTTTCCGTGAGTTGCAAATTCGCACCTACAGTGGTGCCTTCAAGGCATTCAGTGGTGAAAAGCTGGAATTTGAAGAAGCCCGTATCAATCCGGAAGGTGACAAGGCATTTGTTCAGGGACACCTGACCCAGACCAACGGCAACACCATCCCTATCGACTTCAAACTCTACCGGGAAAAAGCCGACGTCCAATGGCGGGTGTACGATGCTGTCGTCTCCGGCCTGAGCATGGTCAAGACCTACCGTGATCAAATGGCCGAACGCCTGCAAGGCACCAACCCAAGCAATGCCACCACCCGCATGAACGAACTGCTGACGCAGTTACAGAAGGAAGCCGATCAGGTTGCCCTGCAAAACTCGACTGCAGAATAG
- a CDS encoding IS5 family transposase (programmed frameshift) — translation MNRNVLRDSQWERIEHLLPGKTTDCGVTAKNNRQFVEAVLWITRTGSPWRDLPPEFGHWHRVYVCYNRWSHKGVWKAVFEALSDQPDLEYLMVDGSIVRVHQHGASKKRSDQEAQGKSRGGLSTKIHLAIHLAVDSIGNPVRRLLTDGQASEYGQSECLIAGFSADYVLPDKGYDSDAFIQRIESQGSRAVIPPRHHRKEQRDYDKGLYRERNLVGRCFLKLKRYRRIATRYERLARNYFSMLCLVSSIIWLA, via the exons ATGAATAGAAACGTACTTCGGGATAGCCAATGGGAACGCATCGAGCATCTGCTTCCTGGAAAAACCACGGATTGCGGTGTCACCGCAAAGAATAATCGCCAATTTGTCGAAGCCGTCCTCTGGATTACCCGAACCGGGTCTCCCTGGCGGGATTTGCCACCGGAGTTTGGTCACTGGCACCGGGTGTATGTTTGTTACAATCGCTGGTCACACAAGGGGGTTTGGAAAGCGGTCTTTGAAGCGCTGAGTGATCAACCGGATCTGGAATATTTGATGGTGGACGGCAGTATTGTCCGGGTTCATCAACACGGTGCCTCAAAAAAACGATCG GATCAGGAAGCCCAGGGAAAATCACGAGGTGGATTAAGCACCAAAATCCACCTGGCCATCCACCTGGCCGTTGACAGTATTGGTAATCCAGTGCGACGGCTTCTCACCGATGGTCAGGCATCTGAATATGGGCAATCAGAGTGCTTGATTGCTGGGTTTTCTGCGGATTATGTCCTGCCTGACAAGGGCTACGATTCAGATGCCTTTATTCAACGGATTGAAAGTCAGGGCAGCCGGGCTGTGATTCCTCCTCGCCATCACCGCAAGGAACAACGCGATTACGATAAGGGGCTTTACAGAGAGCGCAATCTGGTTGGACGATGTTTTTTGAAACTCAAGCGCTATCGCCGCATTGCTACTCGTTACGAGCGCCTGGCCAGAAATTACTTCTCGATGCTCTGTTTGGTGTCATCAATCATTTGGCTGGCATAA
- the mutY gene encoding A/G-specific adenine glycosylase, producing the protein MTSALTTTAFADTILHWYDLHGRKHLPWQQDITPYRVWVSEIMLQQTQVATVIPYYERFMERFPNVQALATAEQDDVLHLWTGLGYYARGRNLHACARQIVERYNGEFPQSVEQLSELPGIGRSTAGAIVSISMDIRAAILDGNVKRVLTRFYAVEGWPGTTTVQNRLWDIAERLTPQHRHREYTQAMMDMGATLCTRSKPACGICPLQPECRGHASSKPTQYPNSKPKKDKPEKHTWMLMLRNPQGEYLLQPRPQTGIWGGLWSFPEAPSMAQAEQWLSTHFGDTAEHTQELNSFRHTFSHYHLHIHPVEISLTRSTAQIGEAEQHWYNPRSPSALGLAAPVKKLLQSSL; encoded by the coding sequence ATGACATCTGCCCTGACCACCACCGCCTTCGCTGACACCATTCTCCACTGGTACGACTTGCACGGGCGCAAACACCTGCCGTGGCAACAAGACATCACCCCCTACCGCGTGTGGGTGTCTGAAATCATGCTACAACAGACCCAAGTAGCTACCGTTATTCCCTATTACGAGCGTTTCATGGAACGCTTCCCCAACGTACAAGCGCTGGCAACAGCCGAACAAGACGATGTCCTGCACCTCTGGACCGGGCTCGGCTACTACGCCCGAGGTCGCAACCTGCACGCCTGCGCCAGACAGATCGTCGAACGCTATAACGGCGAATTCCCCCAATCTGTCGAACAACTGTCCGAATTACCCGGCATTGGCCGCTCCACTGCCGGAGCCATCGTCTCCATCAGCATGGACATACGAGCCGCCATCCTTGATGGCAACGTCAAACGGGTTCTCACCCGCTTTTACGCCGTCGAAGGCTGGCCCGGCACCACCACAGTACAAAACCGGCTCTGGGACATTGCCGAACGCCTGACGCCGCAACACCGCCACCGCGAATACACCCAAGCGATGATGGACATGGGGGCCACCCTCTGCACCCGCAGCAAACCAGCTTGCGGCATTTGCCCGCTACAACCGGAATGCCGAGGTCACGCCAGCAGCAAACCTACCCAATACCCCAACAGCAAACCCAAAAAAGACAAACCGGAAAAACACACCTGGATGCTGATGCTGCGCAACCCACAAGGCGAATACCTGTTACAACCACGCCCTCAAACCGGTATATGGGGTGGTTTATGGAGCTTTCCGGAAGCCCCCTCCATGGCACAAGCCGAACAATGGCTAAGCACCCATTTCGGCGACACGGCAGAACACACACAAGAACTCAACAGCTTCCGCCACACCTTCAGCCACTACCACCTGCACATCCACCCGGTAGAAATCAGCCTGACCAGATCAACGGCACAAATAGGCGAAGCCGAACAGCATTGGTACAATCCCCGCAGCCCAAGCGCACTGGGCCTGGCCGCACCGGTAAAAAAACTGCTGCAATCCAGCCTCTGA
- a CDS encoding EAL domain-containing protein translates to MQLQVQSLKRKLVIVALLTTTLTLIFSSITFTWLEYYLTRQDSERQLTTLGSMMARHSAHEIKAGHIDDLQETIRSLSAHGDILSGCIYDISNHLLISYLRDGPSSAESCPLEGHPDSNDPRQWVFPIQYNKNVIGTLTIQATNDSLNKRLQQFGAFSIVISALALLLGFFASSRLKELILRPLHDLYATLKRIAQDKDYSIRATRETDDELGALVDLFNSLLHTIESEHAALKENEARFRKLATFSPVGIFQVDTQQTLQYVNQRWREIHQMHGDLPELERWFGCIAPADLDSLRDAWQRLTTYQESIAMDLRLLHRDSTQTWIHLMASSLNDRDGEVIGYLGAISDISELKSAQLQMENLAFYDALTGLANRRLFKNRLAKSIKSAQRTRSTLALMFLDMDQFKRINDSMGHDAGDLLLQEVARRLSNCVRDRDTVSRIGGDEFTILLTDVNHTSDVLTVAEKLLEALSRPIRIKGQDITTSVSIGITLTPQDSSDPNTLMKNADLAMYRAKELGRNNVQFFSEDMNRSILEHLSWEQEINDALTANQFTLAYQPKISLRDYHTTGVEALIRWHHPEKGFVSPDRFIPVAEETGQILAIGRWVLERSCTEMRALLQSGALPENARIAVNLSARQFAAPDLETVISQVLQESGLSPSNLELEITESTLMLDVESAIATMASLQAIGVRFAIDDFGTGYSSLAYLKRLPIEVLKVDRSFVLDIPDDTNDMAITAAVIAMAHKLGIIVVAEGVESEDQVNFLRNNLCDEGQGYLFSRPLTLQQLQLFLREAQTATLK, encoded by the coding sequence ATGCAACTGCAGGTACAAAGCCTGAAGCGCAAGCTGGTGATCGTCGCCTTGCTGACGACAACCCTCACATTGATATTTTCAAGCATTACATTCACCTGGCTGGAATACTACCTGACTCGCCAGGACAGCGAGCGCCAGCTGACCACGCTCGGCAGCATGATGGCACGGCATAGTGCGCATGAAATCAAAGCGGGCCACATCGATGATTTGCAAGAAACCATTCGCTCACTCAGCGCCCACGGCGACATTCTGAGTGGCTGCATCTACGATATCAGCAACCATCTGCTCATCAGCTACCTGCGCGATGGCCCATCTTCAGCAGAAAGCTGCCCGCTTGAAGGACATCCAGACAGCAACGACCCCAGGCAATGGGTCTTCCCCATTCAGTACAACAAAAACGTCATTGGAACCCTGACAATTCAGGCAACCAACGACTCACTCAACAAGCGGCTGCAGCAATTTGGTGCCTTTTCAATCGTCATTTCCGCCCTCGCCTTACTGCTCGGATTTTTCGCCTCTTCACGACTGAAAGAATTGATCTTACGTCCACTACACGACCTTTACGCAACACTCAAGCGTATCGCACAAGACAAGGACTATTCCATCCGCGCAACACGGGAAACCGACGACGAACTGGGTGCTTTGGTTGACCTGTTCAACTCACTACTACACACCATCGAAAGCGAGCATGCCGCCTTAAAAGAAAATGAGGCCCGCTTCCGTAAACTGGCCACTTTTTCACCAGTGGGTATTTTTCAGGTAGACACCCAACAAACACTGCAATACGTCAACCAGCGTTGGCGAGAAATTCACCAGATGCATGGCGACCTGCCAGAACTCGAGCGCTGGTTTGGCTGCATCGCTCCGGCCGACCTCGACAGCCTGCGTGACGCCTGGCAACGGTTAACGACCTACCAGGAAAGCATTGCCATGGATCTGCGCTTGCTTCATCGCGACAGCACCCAGACATGGATTCACCTGATGGCCAGCTCCCTGAATGACCGCGATGGTGAAGTCATTGGCTACCTCGGAGCCATATCTGACATATCCGAGCTGAAATCGGCCCAGCTGCAAATGGAAAATCTGGCCTTCTACGATGCCCTCACCGGCCTCGCCAACCGACGACTGTTTAAAAACCGGCTGGCCAAATCCATCAAGTCTGCCCAACGAACCCGCTCCACCCTGGCACTGATGTTTCTCGACATGGATCAGTTCAAACGTATCAACGACTCCATGGGCCACGATGCAGGTGACTTACTGCTACAAGAAGTCGCCAGACGGCTCAGCAACTGCGTGCGTGATAGAGATACCGTCTCCCGCATTGGTGGCGATGAATTCACCATCTTGCTGACCGATGTCAACCATACATCCGATGTACTGACCGTCGCCGAAAAACTGCTCGAAGCACTGAGTCGTCCAATCCGCATCAAGGGCCAAGACATCACCACCTCCGTCAGCATCGGCATCACCCTGACCCCACAGGATTCCAGCGATCCCAACACACTGATGAAAAACGCCGACTTGGCCATGTATCGCGCCAAAGAACTCGGCCGCAACAACGTCCAATTTTTCTCGGAAGACATGAACCGCTCGATTCTTGAACACCTGAGCTGGGAACAGGAAATTAACGATGCGCTGACAGCAAACCAGTTCACACTGGCCTATCAGCCCAAAATCAGCCTGCGGGATTACCACACCACCGGCGTAGAGGCGCTGATCCGTTGGCACCACCCGGAAAAAGGCTTCGTCTCGCCAGACCGATTTATCCCCGTAGCCGAAGAAACCGGACAGATTCTCGCCATTGGCCGTTGGGTACTGGAGCGCAGCTGCACCGAAATGCGAGCGCTACTACAGTCGGGGGCGCTGCCAGAAAACGCCCGTATTGCCGTCAACTTGTCGGCACGACAATTTGCCGCTCCCGACCTTGAAACCGTTATCAGCCAAGTGCTGCAAGAATCCGGGCTGTCACCCTCCAACCTGGAGCTGGAAATCACCGAAAGCACCTTGATGCTCGACGTCGAAAGTGCCATTGCCACCATGGCCAGCCTGCAAGCGATCGGCGTCCGCTTTGCCATTGACGACTTCGGTACCGGCTACTCATCACTCGCCTACCTCAAGCGCTTACCGATCGAAGTACTCAAGGTCGACCGATCCTTCGTCCTCGATATCCCCGATGACACCAATGACATGGCCATTACCGCAGCCGTCATCGCCATGGCCCACAAACTTGGAATCATCGTCGTTGCTGAAGGTGTTGAATCCGAAGATCAGGTAAACTTCCTGCGAAATAACCTCTGCGATGAAGGTCAGGGCTATCTTTTCAGCCGACCGCTAACCCTGCAACAACTGCAGTTATTTCTCCGCGAGGCACAAACCGCTACCTTGAAATAA
- a CDS encoding acetyl-CoA sensor PanZ family protein, with protein sequence MPVKLEHINQPTPADWADIAKIQADTTDEQLLSPALQHHFEQQGWLIAARFNDRIIGVILVSRNHQTVTLSNAAVRSITQRRGVMHQTIHLLQRWASDQEITIRINTAPETLVLALEKRGFKRTESAWIWQP encoded by the coding sequence GTGCCCGTCAAACTCGAACATATCAACCAGCCCACCCCTGCCGACTGGGCTGATATCGCCAAGATTCAGGCCGATACGACCGACGAGCAATTACTATCGCCCGCGTTACAACACCATTTTGAACAGCAGGGTTGGCTTATCGCAGCGCGATTTAACGACCGCATCATCGGCGTTATACTCGTCTCCCGGAATCACCAGACCGTTACGTTATCAAACGCCGCAGTGAGAAGTATCACGCAGCGCCGGGGGGTTATGCATCAGACAATACACCTGCTGCAACGTTGGGCCAGTGATCAGGAAATCACCATCCGTATCAATACAGCCCCGGAAACACTGGTACTCGCGCTGGAAAAACGGGGTTTCAAACGTACCGAATCGGCCTGGATATGGCAGCCGTAG